The following are encoded together in the Oreochromis aureus strain Israel breed Guangdong linkage group 18, ZZ_aureus, whole genome shotgun sequence genome:
- the LOC116311508 gene encoding M-phase-specific PLK1-interacting protein, translating into MFRAPDKHQRSPGAPRPAGRFSSPASGWGFPRSPYGGSPRGYSPYSPGSPSYSPGSNRGYRDGSPAGFGNGSRRFGDSPAGFSSGTQGFGGPMRRRGDGFRRPQSFSPTSAPNFKSSDAPVQKYFSPSMVQDPWKNLQPVTTMDAAAARRIT; encoded by the exons ATGTTCCGTGCTCCGGACAAACATCAGCGGAGTCCCGGAGCTCCACGGCCGGCTGGGAGGTTCTCTTCCCCGGCGTCCGGCTGGGGCTTCCCCCGTTCCCCATACGGAGGCTCCCCGCGGGGCTACTCCCCCTACTCTCCGGGATCTCCAAGCTACTCTCCGGGTTCTAATCGAGGATACAGAGACGGATCTCCAGCCGGGTTCGGAAACGGTTCCCGGAGGTTCGGAGATTCTCCGGCCGGGTTCAGCAGCGGCACGCAGGGGTTCGGGGGTCCGATGCGGCGCAGAGGGGACGGTTTCCGGCGGCCTCAGTCCTTCAGTCCAACTTCAGCTCCGAACTTCAAG TCTTCAGATGCGCCCGTGCAGAAGTACTTCAGCCCGTCTATGGTGCAGGATCCATGGAAAAATCTGCAGCCCGTCACCACCATGGATGCCGCTGCGGCCAGGCGGATCACATGA